One window of the uncultured Treponema sp. genome contains the following:
- a CDS encoding formylglycine-generating enzyme family protein — protein MKKISKILSVLAVFAFASSSAIYSQNPPKGFVKIPAASIKGNETWFPESKVFVSGRRLEIAPFYMSDHEVTRGEYKAVIGSDPSFTGTYHQHGSIYRYDKYGVEYNCPVTRVSWFDALVYCNTLSIKEGFTPCYAIGGETDPAKWERKKEKISKRKAERLYKIWDNATCDFTADGYRLPTEAEWEWAARGGESYRYAGSNDDEKTAWVSGYFNPQRTSEVKLKKPNGYGLYDMCGNVAEWCWDRSGEYRGFEEHETADSPLYFFYLCEDISSDTPATGLASGVRRCRRGGFFDSPPSRSDVVFREARTPDSRQSTGGFRVVRAAK, from the coding sequence ATGAAAAAGATTTCTAAGATTTTGTCTGTGCTTGCGGTTTTTGCTTTCGCATCCTCGTCTGCAATATACAGCCAGAATCCTCCGAAAGGATTTGTGAAAATTCCTGCCGCTTCAATCAAAGGAAACGAGACTTGGTTTCCAGAATCAAAAGTATTTGTAAGCGGACGCAGGCTTGAGATCGCCCCGTTCTACATGAGCGACCATGAGGTAACACGCGGAGAGTACAAGGCTGTAATAGGAAGCGACCCAAGCTTTACCGGTACATATCATCAGCACGGCAGTATTTACCGTTATGACAAGTATGGCGTTGAATACAATTGTCCTGTAACCCGAGTCAGCTGGTTTGATGCGCTTGTATACTGCAACACGCTTTCTATAAAGGAGGGTTTTACACCTTGCTATGCAATTGGCGGAGAGACAGACCCTGCAAAGTGGGAAAGAAAAAAAGAAAAGATTTCGAAAAGGAAAGCCGAGAGGCTTTATAAAATATGGGACAACGCAACGTGCGACTTTACGGCAGACGGCTACCGCCTTCCGACAGAGGCTGAATGGGAATGGGCTGCGCGCGGCGGCGAAAGCTACAGGTATGCCGGCAGCAACGACGATGAAAAAACAGCCTGGGTTTCCGGCTATTTTAACCCTCAAAGAACAAGCGAGGTAAAGCTCAAAAAGCCAAACGGCTACGGACTTTACGACATGTGCGGAAACGTAGCGGAATGGTGTTGGGACAGGAGCGGAGAATACAGAGGGTTCGAGGAACATGAAACTGCCGACTCCCCCTTATACTTTTTTTATCTATGTGAAGATATATCAAGCGACACTCCAGCTACAGGCTTGGCTTCTGGCGTTCGCCGCTGTAGACGTGGCGGGTTTTTTGATAGTCCTCCCTCTCGCTCTGATGTTGTCTTCCGAGAAGCCCGCACTCCAGACTCCAGACAGAGTACCGGTGGCTTCCGCGTTGTCCGCGCTGCAAAATAG